The Methanosarcina acetivorans C2A genome includes the window CATAGCAAATATGAAGAGAAGCCCAAGCGTTGATCCTAAATCCCCTAAGATCATCATTAAACGTCTGTCATGACGATCTGCCAGTATACCTCCGTAGGGCTTTAGTAAGAAGGGGGGCAAAAAAGCACACATAAGTATAAAGACGTAGCTTGAAGCTGTACCGGTTTGTTGATATACGTATATTCCTAAGGAAAAAGTAGTAAGGCCACTACCTATTATTGAGATGAATTGTCCAAACCAGATAAAAAGAAATTTGGAATAGTGATCTGTACAATTATTTGTCACTCAGTTAACTCCAGTGGTCCTTTCATTCTCGGTAACTCGTCAACTCCAGTAGTAAGATGTTCTTTCGAAAAAGCCATCTCTTTGTCTAATATGATAATAATGGCAGCAACGACAGTAATAAGCACAGTTTCAATACACTTTGCAAATTGGGTCATCTGCAGAGCTTCCTGCAAGAAATTGATGGAAATGTGAACGAGAATAGCTGCCAGAACACTTTTTCCGTTTTTTATGTAGATCCAGCTGACGATCACTCCCATAGGGACGATGCTGACAAAAAAATTCACTGCATACCAGACATTCTCATGAAAAATCTCGTACTGATACATGTTATTAACGAAGATCAGCGGGAAGTGCCAGAGCGACCAGAGTATACTGAAAAAAATCGATGCCGTAAAGAAAGTGTGCCGGCTTTGCAGACTTTCAAAGCCGTATCCTCTCCATCCAAGCTCTTCAAAAATCGAAGCCAGGATAAGAGTAAGAAACGCGGGGACAAACCCTGATGAAAAAGAGTATTCTTCAGCAAATTGAAATTGGGACGTCGATCCACCAAATGGAAGAGAAAGGAAAATAGATGCCAGAACAGTGAGTGGCATTAGTAACATAAATGCCAGTAACACTTTTGGGTTTATTAACCTGAGATTAATAAACCGATTGATAAAATCCTTTTTTAAATCCGAATTTTTGGATGTAAATATCATAAATAGTGCAACAAAAAAAGGTACCATCAGTCCTAGTAACGCTAATAATATATACAGTCCACTATCATCATGAAAACTTAAATATGCCGCTGAAAACCAGAGAGCATAGGTTATAATATAAACCATAATATAATAGGTTCTGGGTTTGTACTTATAGCTAGGAATCATCTTTCTTCCACCTTTTAATTACCATGACAGTTTCTGATTTTTTGCTATTCACCCCTATTTTTGCAGTCAAAAGTAATAAATTCATTCTCAATTTTTTATTTTATAAAAAACATGACTGGTTATAATCGCGGTTTACATTATTTTATGTCATATGTGCATTTTCATTTGAACATTCATGACGTTTTATGTAACGAATAGATTTGAATCACACAGATGCGTTTTATATAATGAGTAACAATAAATAATTTACCGGAAAGATGTGAATAAATGAAATATATGGTATTTGATAGTCTAATTTTTCCTGTATAAATGAATGTTTTTATCTAATTCCAGTATCCTGTTCTGACCATTCCAGCGTATTGGTCGAAATGATTAAGAATAGTGTTTAGGCTTCGCCGGACTAACACAAACTCTTAGCCACGAGTCTGTGGAAATCAGTTAAATACTAATATACAAATCCCTATACCGTAAAAACTGGAGACTGATATTATGGACCGGGAAATAAGGATACTCCACACCGCAGACACGCACCTGGGATACCGGCAGTACCACAGCGAGGTACGGAGGCAGGACTTTTTTAAGGCTTTTGAGACGGTCATTCAGGACGCAGTTGACATGCAGGTCGATGCTGTCGTGCATGCGGGAGACCTTTTTGATTCGAGGAATCCGACCCTTGAAGACCTCCTTGAAACCATGAATATCCTCTCCCGGTTGAAGGCTGTAGACATACCTTTTTTTGGCATTGTCGGGAACCACGAAAGCAAGCAAAATACCCAGTGGCTGGACCTCTTTGAGGAGATGGGGCTTGCGGAAAGGCTCGGAAAAACGCCTAAGCTTGTCGGGAATACGACAATCTACGGGATTGACAGCGTCCCCAAGTCAAAGATTCCTCTTTACGATTATTCAGGGTTTGAATTGCCCGATTCCCTGCCGGAAAACTGCAAAAAGCTTCTTGTGATGCACCAGATCGTACAGCCTTTCCCGTATGCGGACTGGGACTGCGCCGAGGTGCTCGAAAACCTTCCCTTTAAAGTTGACGCAATTCTCCTCGGGGACTACCACAAATACGAGAAAATAAAGGTAGGGGAAGAAGAGACCTGGGCCACATACTCAGGCAGTACCGAACGCAACAGTGCGTCTGAAAATGAGCCCCGTTCTTACAATATTATCACTCTTTCCGGGGAAGGGCTGGAAATCAGCAGGAGGACTATTCCTACCCGCAATTTCCTTTTTATCACGGCAAAAATCGACGGAGAAGAAAAGCCTTACGAGCAGATCTTTTCTGCAATAAATGAACATCTTGAAGAGATTCCCGAATCTGTCGTGTTTCTGGACATCTCAGGAAATTCAGACTCAGTTCTTTCTTTCAGCGAGATCGAAGAATACCTGTTAAGCAAAGGAGCTCTTGTATCAAAGGTGAAAGATGCCAGGATAAAAGAGACCCTTCCCGAAGAGGTTGCGAAAGTCGCATTTTCCGATCCGGACCATGCGGTTGCCGAAGAGATCCGCAGGATGAGTTTAAACGATGGTGGCCTGATAGTCGATGAAATCATCCGGAGCCCTGATGTGGTAAGGTCAAGGGTGGACGAAGAAACCGAAAACCGGCTTTTGAGATTGATTGAAACGATAGATTTCGAAGACCCGGATTTCAGGATAGAGATCCCTGCCAGCCCTATAAGTTCTACAGACTCTATTGATCCTGTAAGCCCTATAAACCACCCTGTAAGTTCTGCTGACTCGGTCAGCGCTGTTAGTCCTGAAAGCTCTGCTGACCATGTCAGTCCCGACATAATTGAAAATAATGAAAAACCTATTCCGGCAGTTGAGGCTGAAAAGATTGAAACTCTTGACCCTGCCGGAGAAACCGAATTTGTGGCGGGAATTGCCGGTAAAACTGAAACCTTTCGGGCTCCTGTCAGAATTAAAAACTCTGAATCTCTTAACGAAGCTCTCAAGAAGAGTTATGAAGCTCCTGATAAGGTACGTGAAGCCCCTGATGTGAACCCTGAACCTCCTGAACCCCTTCCGGCATTTAAAAATATCGGCTCCCCTGAAACCTTCGGGTCGTGTGAGACTACTGTTTCATCAGAGGTTCCTGAAAAGGGCGGGGAAAGGACTGAGCTTGAGGATGATGCCGTAAATAAAACCGAAAAAGAGACAGGAAAGCTTTCCGGGTTCGGAGTAGAAGCAGGTTCCGAAAAAGAAGATGCGGATAGGATTGAAAAACCTGCTCATGTTCCGGATAAAGCTGAAAAACCGGTAAAACAGAGCCAGAGGAAAGGAAAAGGAAAGTCTGCTGTGCCCAGACAGTATAACCTTGGTGATTACCTGTGAAGCTGAAAAACCTGTACATAGAAAATATTCGGAGTTACAGAAAGCTGGACTTCACTTTTGAGGACGGAGTGACCGTAATTTCCGGGGTAAACGGGAGCGGGAAATCAAGCCTGCTTGAAGCCTGCTTCATGGGGCTTTTCGGGAGCAAAATCCTTTCAAAGGACTTTGTGCTTGCGGATATGATCTTCAAGGGGGCTGAGACTGCAAAAATCAATCTGGGATTCGAACATCTCGGAAAGGAGTATCTTATTGAACAGGCTTTCAGGTATTCTTCAAAAAGTGAAAACGCTTCAAGCTCAAAGTGCGTGCTCTATGCTGACGGGGAAAATATTATTGACCAGGCGACCCGCACCTATGAAGAGGTCCGTACCCTCCTGAATATGGATGAAGAGGCATACCGGAACTGCGCTTACATCCGGCAGGGGGAAATTGACGTGCTTATCAATGCAAAGCCAAAGGACAGGCAGCGCATGATCGATGACCTGCTCCAGCTTGGAAAGCTTGAGGAATATCGCGAAAGGACAGGGTATGCAAAGACAGCTGTCCGAAGGCTTGAAAGGGATACAAAAAACAGCCTCGTGGGCGTGAAAGCCGAAATCGAAGGGATTGAGAGTACGGAGCCAGTTAAAGCCCTAAATGGGCTCAAGCAAAAGGCGAAAGAAACTGATGGCTCATTAAAAGAACTTAACGAGAAAAAAGATTATGCTGCTGCCCGTAAAGGAGAACTTGACCTCAGGATTGCCGAGTACAGGGAACGCCTGCAGGAAATTGAGGTTTTGAAAGAGGCTATCCGGAAGACTCAGGAAGATAAAGCCGGCTGTTTTAAGGAAAAAGAAGCTTTTTCCGGGGAAGTCCAGGGACAGAGGCGCATTTTGCTTGAGCTCGGGGAAGAAAACACCGGTTTAAGAGATGATTGCGGCTTTGGAGACCTTGAAATTGAAGCCCTGCTTTTACATCAGGAAAAAGAGGAATCTTCTGCTAGGGAAAAGGTAAATGCCGTATCAAAAGATCTTGCTCTCCTCCTGAAAGAAGGAGAAACAGGTTCACAGGCCTTATGCGAGCTTGAAAAAGAAAAAACTCAGGCTGAGCGCACCCTGCTTGAGTGCAGGACCAGTATCGGGGCTGCAAATAAGGAAATTGAAGGGTACAGGGAAAACATAAGGAAGCTCGAAGAGGAAAGCAAAGGGCTTAGAGAAAAAGCAGGTTTTAAAGCAGCCTCAGGCGCTGCGGATGAAATTGCCCTGTTGATAAAGGAGTTTGAAGAAAAGGAAAGCCTTCTCAGAGACCGGAAAAACGAGGCATCAACAAAACTCGGGCTTTCCCTTAAGGAAAAAGAAACCTGCGACCTGAACCTTGTCGAACTCGAAAAGGAGCTGCAAAACGCCGGGGCTGCAGTCCGGAAAGGAAGCACGGAAATCGAGGCTCTTGAAAAGGAACTCAGGGAGAACTCAAAAGCTGTACTGGATATTCAGGAGCAGAAGTCCGAGGTTTTGGCGGAGCTGAAGGGGCTCGGTTTTGCCGCAGACCAGCTCGAAAACCTTGAAGATTTCAGCGAGCTCCTGCTGGAAAACAAAAGCAGGCTGCATGGAAAGGAAAAAGAGCTTGAGGCTACTCTAAGGGAACTTGAAAACAACATTCGTAAAAACCGAGAACTGTTCGCCGCGGGAAAGTGCCCCACCTGCGGGCAGGAACTCAAAGGGTCGGAAATTGCCTGTACAGCCGAGGAATGCGAAGATAAAAAGGAAAAACTCGCCTCGGAACTTGCGGACATAAAAGTCCAGCACGCGGAACTTGAGAAAAAAATCACCCGGCTCAAGGATGCAAAGAAGCTGGAAAAGCGAATCTCGGATTATG containing:
- a CDS encoding DNA double-strand break repair ATPase Rad50, with the translated sequence MKLKNLYIENIRSYRKLDFTFEDGVTVISGVNGSGKSSLLEACFMGLFGSKILSKDFVLADMIFKGAETAKINLGFEHLGKEYLIEQAFRYSSKSENASSSKCVLYADGENIIDQATRTYEEVRTLLNMDEEAYRNCAYIRQGEIDVLINAKPKDRQRMIDDLLQLGKLEEYRERTGYAKTAVRRLERDTKNSLVGVKAEIEGIESTEPVKALNGLKQKAKETDGSLKELNEKKDYAAARKGELDLRIAEYRERLQEIEVLKEAIRKTQEDKAGCFKEKEAFSGEVQGQRRILLELGEENTGLRDDCGFGDLEIEALLLHQEKEESSAREKVNAVSKDLALLLKEGETGSQALCELEKEKTQAERTLLECRTSIGAANKEIEGYRENIRKLEEESKGLREKAGFKAASGAADEIALLIKEFEEKESLLRDRKNEASTKLGLSLKEKETCDLNLVELEKELQNAGAAVRKGSTEIEALEKELRENSKAVLDIQEQKSEVLAELKGLGFAADQLENLEDFSELLLENKSRLHGKEKELEATLRELENNIRKNRELFAAGKCPTCGQELKGSEIACTAEECEDKKEKLASELADIKVQHAELEKKITRLKDAKKLEKRISDYDIEIEKLQEKAKASGKLIETHRARIEEDALKLESLDKRKQELETSGRQLLSDIKTLQVQEAEARKAHIEGEKTLIEVKTLDRKLAENTAEIESLNGKIRTSLALIENYGERLGELNDKLKALAEKENLSKEKLKALELALEAAQKKENEAKKAHSESEKLLGQAKKLQANLLSMENIKHKISELEAAIRNLAEKVGFLDREILERSERIRQLGEKLEGNRLSELQQKRAQFEQAQAKITENIREKTEEKDSLLKEIGMLENSLKRLRELRKELKALENRQLYLEAVYSNAEELENTYIRVRADMRARNIGALSVLLNEMFAFMYTNNAYSHIELDPEYNLTVYRKDGTPLEPKLLSGGERAIFNLVLRCAIYRLLALGFGGDKADGLPPMILDEPTVFLDRGHIRQLLKLIDMMRSIGVGQIIVVSHDDSLIDSADHVFQVEKDPLTNMSSITRL
- a CDS encoding metallophosphoesterase family protein, which codes for MDREIRILHTADTHLGYRQYHSEVRRQDFFKAFETVIQDAVDMQVDAVVHAGDLFDSRNPTLEDLLETMNILSRLKAVDIPFFGIVGNHESKQNTQWLDLFEEMGLAERLGKTPKLVGNTTIYGIDSVPKSKIPLYDYSGFELPDSLPENCKKLLVMHQIVQPFPYADWDCAEVLENLPFKVDAILLGDYHKYEKIKVGEEETWATYSGSTERNSASENEPRSYNIITLSGEGLEISRRTIPTRNFLFITAKIDGEEKPYEQIFSAINEHLEEIPESVVFLDISGNSDSVLSFSEIEEYLLSKGALVSKVKDARIKETLPEEVAKVAFSDPDHAVAEEIRRMSLNDGGLIVDEIIRSPDVVRSRVDEETENRLLRLIETIDFEDPDFRIEIPASPISSTDSIDPVSPINHPVSSADSVSAVSPESSADHVSPDIIENNEKPIPAVEAEKIETLDPAGETEFVAGIAGKTETFRAPVRIKNSESLNEALKKSYEAPDKVREAPDVNPEPPEPLPAFKNIGSPETFGSCETTVSSEVPEKGGERTELEDDAVNKTEKETGKLSGFGVEAGSEKEDADRIEKPAHVPDKAEKPVKQSQRKGKGKSAVPRQYNLGDYL
- the mmrce1 gene encoding MmRce1 family CPBP family CAAX prenyl protease — its product is MIPSYKYKPRTYYIMVYIITYALWFSAAYLSFHDDSGLYILLALLGLMVPFFVALFMIFTSKNSDLKKDFINRFINLRLINPKVLLAFMLLMPLTVLASIFLSLPFGGSTSQFQFAEEYSFSSGFVPAFLTLILASIFEELGWRGYGFESLQSRHTFFTASIFFSILWSLWHFPLIFVNNMYQYEIFHENVWYAVNFFVSIVPMGVIVSWIYIKNGKSVLAAILVHISINFLQEALQMTQFAKCIETVLITVVAAIIIILDKEMAFSKEHLTTGVDELPRMKGPLELTE